One stretch of Armigeres subalbatus isolate Guangzhou_Male chromosome 2, GZ_Asu_2, whole genome shotgun sequence DNA includes these proteins:
- the LOC134216192 gene encoding RNA-binding protein with serine-rich domain 1-A-like: MARSKNRSESADSDKAEKKQRGREKERKKRNSSSSDSSGSSSDSSSSRSSSGSRSSSSSSSSSSSSSSSSSSSGAERSRAKRKTVSRSRSRSASPAKETAKEVKAPRPKSKERNDRRSTERDNDKENKQAKATSPERGAVKDGRSRRSRSGSSKRRRKERSVTPKATRIHVGRLTRNVTKDHVTEIFGTFGEIRSVDFPVDRFQLFGRGFCYIDYANSDGAENAIKHMAGGQIDGQEVTATAILVPKSRPPMRRPSPIMRNNRPPPRWRGSPRRYQRRSPIRRSPRRRRSRSPVRRRRHSNSSDSSR, encoded by the exons AT GGCTCGCTCGAAGAATCGATCCGAATCAGCCGACTCGGACAAGGCTGAGAAAAAACAGCGCGGCCGCGAAAAGGAACGTAAGAAGCGTAATTCGAGCAGCAGCGACAGCAGTGGAAG TTCCTCGGACAGTAGCTCATCTCGCAGCAGTTCGGGATCCCGGTCGAGCTCATCGAGCAGCAGTTCTTCGTCGTCAAGCTCCTCATCTTCATCGAGCAGTGGAGCCGAGCGGTCCCGCGCCAAGCGCAAAACCGTGAGCAGATCTCGTTCACGTAGTGCCAGTCCGGCAAAGGAAACTGCCAAGGAAGTGAAGGCACCCAGACCGAAATCCAAGGAACGTAATGATCGTCGCAGCACGGAACGCGACAATGACAAAGAGAACAAACAAGCAAAGGCAACATCCCCGGAAAGAGGTGCTGTCAAGGACGGACGCAGTCGTAGATCTCGTTCGGGATCATCTAAAAGGCGAAGGAAGGAACGCTCGGTAACACCGAAAGCCACGAGAATACACGTGGGCCGATTGACGAGGAACGTTACGAAGGATCATGTTACGGAAATCTTCGGCACTTTCGGAGAGATACGCTCTGTAGATTTCCCGGTGGATCGTTTCCAGTTATTTGGGCGCGGTTTCTGTTACATTGATTATGCCAACTCGGACGGGGCAGAGAATGCCATTAAGCATATGGCCGGAGGACAAATCGATGGCCAAGAAGTTACGGCCACTGCTATTCTGGTCCCAAAAAGTCGTCCCCCAATGCGGCGTCCGTCGCCGATAATGCGGAACAATCGACCGCCACCGCGTTGGCGTGGATCACCCAGACGCTATCAGCGTAGATCTCCGATAAGGCGCAGCCCAAGACGCAGACGCTCTCGCAGCCCGGTCAGGCGACGCCGCCACAGTAACAGTTCTGATAGTTCCCGTTAG